One window of Elaeis guineensis isolate ETL-2024a chromosome 11, EG11, whole genome shotgun sequence genomic DNA carries:
- the LOC140852356 gene encoding uncharacterized protein, translating to MAKYRQKVKDLVAPFGYFGIFHIPRTENARADALSRLATSDYGALGRTFMQNLERPSIDEVKEVLQLAAGQSWMDPITQYLTDGSIPEDPAEAKRLRWAASQSHDPAGDRIAID from the exons atggccaaataccGCCAAAAGGTGAAAGATCTCGTGGCGCCCTTCGGGTACTTCGGGATcttccacatccccaggacggaaaatgctcgggccgacgcgcTCTCCAGGCTCGCGACGTCCGACTATGGCGCCTTGGGCCGGACCTTCATGCAAAATCTTGAGCGACCGAGCATCGACGAGGTCAAGGAAGTACTACAACTGGCGGCAGGGcagagctggatggacccgatcactCAGTACCTGACTGATGGATCTATCCCCGAAGATCCtgcggaagccaaacgactccggtggGCGGCTTCCCA aagccatgatcccgctggagatcggattgccatcGACTAG